GCGGGCTTAAAGGCGGCAGAGACTTTAAAGGAAAAAGGTCAAAAAATTCTGCTTTTAGAAGCGCAAGATCGTGTTGGCGGTCGGTGTAAAGCCGGAAAAATTGCCGGAAATGTCGTTGATTTCGGTGGTCAATGGATTGGTGCCCATCATCCGCTTTTTAGGGAAGAGGCCGCCAAAGCCGGGATTGAACTCTACCCGCAATATGAAGAAGGAAAATCGCTTTTAAGTTTTAAAGGCAAGGTCAAAAAATTTGGTTTGATCCCGCCTTTTAATCCTTTTGCTTTATGTGAAATTGCGCTTTTTATCTATCTTTGGGGACGTGACCTCAAACAAATTCCTAAAAATCAGCCTTGGAAAGCCAAAAAAGCTGAAAAATGGGATTCTATCTCTTTCGAAAGCTGGGTGATGTCCCATCTAAGAACCAAGGGGGCGAGAGAATTTGCCAGAGCGGTTGTGAATGGCTTGTTCTGTGTTGAGGCTTCAGAAATGTCTTATCTTTATTTCTTGGAATGTATGCGCCAAGGCAGAGGTATGAAGGTGATGATGGCGGCAAGCGGCGGCGCACAGCAGGATAAAGCTCGAGGTGGCGCATGGTCTGTTGCGAAAGCAATGGCAGATCGTTTGGGGAATAAAATTCGTTTTCAGCAGCCTGTGGTTAAAATAATGCAGGATGAGAGTGGGATTCAGGTAACGACAAAAGCAGGAGAAATTTACGGGGCAAAAAAACTTATTTTGGCCATTCCACCCGTTTTAGCAGCCAAATTGATTTTTGAACCGAAATTACCCTCTCAAAAGCAGGGGCTTTTGAGGCGGATGCCTATGGGGAATGTGATTAAAGTTCATGTAGCATATGAGCGGCCTTTTTGGCGTGAAAAGGGCCTTAGCGGTGAGGCAATCGGTCTCGGTTTACATTTTGCGACAGTTTACGATCAAACGCCAAAAGATGAAGAAATCGGTATTTTGGTTGGTGTCATTGAGGGAAAATATGCGGTCAAAATGAGCCAAATGTCTCAGGAAGAGCGCCGTCAAATCGTGGTTAAAGATTTGGTGCATTATTTTGGTGAGCAGGCCAAAAATCCGATTGAATATGTTGATTGCGATTGGGCAAAAGAGGAATGGGCAGAGGGAGGATATGCCGGCTGTATGGCAACAGGGGTTTTGAGCCTTTATGGCGAAGCCCTCGGACGGAAAGAGGGGCATATTCATTTTGCCGGTACGGAAACGGCAACAGAATGGACGGGTTATTTTGAGGGAGCTTTGCAATCAGGTTTGCGAGCCGCCAATGAAATTTTAGGAAACTAAGAAAAACCCCCTCTTTCTTTCATGATTGACGGGGTTTTAGAAAAAGAAAGATAGAAAAATCAGCCGTGATTGTCGTTCTGAAGATAGAGTGCATGATATTCAATATGTGATTGAATAAAGCTCTGAACGAACCAGTAAGAATGATCGAATTTCTTATGCGCACGGAAAATGACCTGCTGACCAACACGATCCGCAACATTTAAGAAGTTTTTAGGCAGTAATTTTCCATCATGGAGAAACTCATCCTCTCTGCCCTGATCGATCAAGATAGGAGTCGGGTGATTTTTACCGGATTGAAGCAAAAGGGTGGGATCATAGGCTTTCGCCTCTTCTGGATTGTTAAAATAGACTTCGGCGGCTTCCTGTCCCCAATGGGATTTTGAAGGGTTCGCAACGGGTGCAAAGGCGGAAATGGATTTCCATTTGTCAGACTCTTTGATCCCGAAGACTAAGGCTCCCATGCCGCCCATGGAATGTCCCATGATACTTTTTTTATCATCATCAAGCCAGAAATTCTCGGCAACAAGCGCCGTTAGCTCTTCGGCAACATAATCACGCATGTTATAATGTTTTGCCCAAGGTTCTTTGGTCGCTTTGAGATAATAGCCGGCACCTTCACCAAGCCACCAGCATTTTTCTTTTTCTGTTGATTTTGGATCGCAGCCACGTGGAGATGTATCGGGGCAGACCAAAGCAATATTGTGCTGGCTGGCAAAACGAACTGCATTGGATTTGGTGATAAAGGTTTGATGGTCACAGGTAAGACCTGCCAAGGCCATAATATAAGGCGTTTTCCCTTTGCATTCCTTACCGTTTTTTCTGGCATACATATCTTTTAAGGCACGGCGAGGAAGAAAAATGGCAAAATTTGCTTCAGCCTTTAAAGTTTCTGCATGATGTTTGTAAAATCGCACTTCACCATCAAAGGCCGGATGTGCGCTGAGAAGCTCTAAAGAATGTGTCATCGTTGTTTTCTCCTGAACATAAAGGCAAATGCCTCTTTCTTAAATGATTCCTGTAGACGTAGGCTTCAAGAGGTCTGTTGAGGTAAATTTTAAACAGGCGGTTGCGCCATAAAAAGTTTAGCGGCGCAAAGTAAGAGTAAAAGCCCGGAAATCCCATAGAAAAAACGTAGGGCAATGCCTTTATCTAACAATTTTTTTAGGGGAACAGCCGCTAAAACAACAATCGTGAGGTAAAGCGTCATAATGATGACTTCAATGCCCCCTTGTAGCAGTAAAATCCCCTTGATCTGCGCAGCAGAAAAGCCTGAAGGAATAAAGGTAGGGAACATCAAGACAAAGAAAACAGCCACATTTGGATTTAAAAGCGCACTTAAAATTCCCTGCTGAAAGGCCTCTTTTGCAGATTGGACAGCATGTAATGGCGCGGCACCATTTTCAAATGTATGCGGTTTTTTACAGGATTCAAGGAGAAGGCGGACGCTGAGATAAAGGAGATAGCCAACACCGAGCCATTTTAAAATTTGGAAGGCTTTGGGATTTGTTGTGAAAATCGCACTTAATCCAAGAGGGGTCGCTAAAGCCCAAAGTGTCATCCCGGAAGCAACGCCAGCAACAATCCATTTTCCCATTTTTCGGACAGGCGAGGTGGCAACGGTCAGGGTTAAAATAATTTCAGGACCGGGAGCAATGCTGAGAAGTGTCGCCGTTACGATAAAAGTAGATAAAGAAGAGATAAGTGGCGAAATCATAAGTGTAAATCTAAGTCCTTAAGGTCAAA
The sequence above is drawn from the Acetobacteraceae bacterium genome and encodes:
- a CDS encoding LysE family translocator codes for the protein MISPLISSLSTFIVTATLLSIAPGPEIILTLTVATSPVRKMGKWIVAGVASGMTLWALATPLGLSAIFTTNPKAFQILKWLGVGYLLYLSVRLLLESCKKPHTFENGAAPLHAVQSAKEAFQQGILSALLNPNVAVFFVLMFPTFIPSGFSAAQIKGILLLQGGIEVIIMTLYLTIVVLAAVPLKKLLDKGIALRFFYGISGLLLLLCAAKLFMAQPPV
- a CDS encoding FAD-dependent oxidoreductase, whose amino-acid sequence is MVEMRQENKKNQERCFVDTIIVGAGFAGLKAAETLKEKGQKILLLEAQDRVGGRCKAGKIAGNVVDFGGQWIGAHHPLFREEAAKAGIELYPQYEEGKSLLSFKGKVKKFGLIPPFNPFALCEIALFIYLWGRDLKQIPKNQPWKAKKAEKWDSISFESWVMSHLRTKGAREFARAVVNGLFCVEASEMSYLYFLECMRQGRGMKVMMAASGGAQQDKARGGAWSVAKAMADRLGNKIRFQQPVVKIMQDESGIQVTTKAGEIYGAKKLILAIPPVLAAKLIFEPKLPSQKQGLLRRMPMGNVIKVHVAYERPFWREKGLSGEAIGLGLHFATVYDQTPKDEEIGILVGVIEGKYAVKMSQMSQEERRQIVVKDLVHYFGEQAKNPIEYVDCDWAKEEWAEGGYAGCMATGVLSLYGEALGRKEGHIHFAGTETATEWTGYFEGALQSGLRAANEILGN
- the fghA gene encoding S-formylglutathione hydrolase, translated to MTHSLELLSAHPAFDGEVRFYKHHAETLKAEANFAIFLPRRALKDMYARKNGKECKGKTPYIMALAGLTCDHQTFITKSNAVRFASQHNIALVCPDTSPRGCDPKSTEKEKCWWLGEGAGYYLKATKEPWAKHYNMRDYVAEELTALVAENFWLDDDKKSIMGHSMGGMGALVFGIKESDKWKSISAFAPVANPSKSHWGQEAAEVYFNNPEEAKAYDPTLLLQSGKNHPTPILIDQGREDEFLHDGKLLPKNFLNVADRVGQQVIFRAHKKFDHSYWFVQSFIQSHIEYHALYLQNDNHG